The Dendropsophus ebraccatus isolate aDenEbr1 chromosome 11, aDenEbr1.pat, whole genome shotgun sequence genomic interval GCTTATTACTCGGATTAAAGCTCCATTTTCATCCTTGAGACGCTGATTGTCAGATTTCAGGTCTGTAAGTATCTGGAAAAGAAGTGCAGAAATGcctttaattatattttttatggTAACGTTTCCATGGCAATTGCTATcaacaagagaattttttttttttatgtcatttttatCTTCTTCTTCAATATGCTTAGTGTATATTGTCCTCTTCATCAGAGGTGTCTATTAGACACATGtgtaactcaagcatgctcgagtcagatTGCTCAGTATTACTGGTGGctgacatggatacagtcatagactATAGCAAGCTCAAGGAGCTCTCATTTCTAGTGTCTGGGCCAGTAAAACTGGCAAAATTTTGCCGCTCTCGgctgtggaatcccgccagcctccatgtaatACAagttgtctatgggagggctagcgcacctctctgctcaaagaaattcCTTGAGCAGAGAGGTgcacaagccatcccatagacaacttgtatgacatggaggctggcgggattccacagcCGAGAGCGGCAAAAtttcgccagttttactccgtgtgaactggccctctaACTCTGGCCTGTAGCTCCAGAAAGGAGGACATTCAATTTATGTTATGGAATTTTATTACTGTAAACAAAAAATGTGTCCAATCAGAATTATAACCAAATTTCTTtctggtaagtgtgtgtgtatatatatatttcgcagctcgcccccgctcacaggtttattctttggacggacatgcatagaatggagtctatggcactggtggagatgcgcgcggccgtgagtgggggcgagctgcggaatccacggtGGGTAATTCGCCcggattctgcagtgtgaacatacccttatgtggTGTAGCTTTATACTATCATTTACCCCTGCACAGGGAATGTCCTTTTCACACACCGCCATGTATCATGCTTGCCCACTTGTTTGTGCAATATTTTAGGCCTTTTTGCCAAGGTCTGCACAAGGGGCACATTTTATAAAGGCCCTccattgtatgtacacagtgtgCTCCTACTTTGAAACATCTATTTATGTTAATATGAGACTCCAATGGAATCCACATAATTTATAATGGCTGTAATGCCTGAAAGCTGTTGGGTCAATGTACGCTTCTGATAGCAGTCTATGGGGCCATACTATGCCTTCTGATTGGGTACAGAGACAATACAGAATCATGCTCCATTAAATGACACATTATGACATTGCTATTAGGGGAGAAAGCCACCATATCTGCAAGGCCTCTAATCTAGAATGTTTGCTAATTAAGCATGTTAAATTGTACTTGCTTGCACAATAGTGATCTTTAAAgtactgtttaaagggaatctgtcagcacactgtcaggtggtgacagtgtgctgtagctggcagtcccctagtaagcagggtaccttttggtaatttgcccatggagtggattatgcacaaatctcaggtctcctactgtaatgaagagtcaaagaggagttgtagctCGGCATTTGTGCTGCACACTGACACacctcacccctccttcctcctctctcttttcATATATAATCTTGTTGTCACTCGGTGTCCCTGAGTTtttatttcagacataaactgccgacaGAGGACTGCTCTGCAattagatatagttgaatctcctaagCGAACCGTGTTGGAGCTGTTTTGTAGgcgtaaatcacctgtctagaggtcaaaaacagtttttttcccctgggtttgattcccctgattgaaatgaaatatagttatttactttttttttcttataattgggaattctttgcatttttaaaaatgatacagtcAGGTCCAAATTAAAGGAGTCCAGTGAAACATAAAATGACAGCGCCGGCAGGAGGTGGGGcaaaataaagaaagtatacttactggACCCCGTGCCCGCGCTGCACTGCATCACCAGGCTCCCGGACCCAACCAGATGTTATTTCATCCCGGCTTTACGGTACGTCACAACGTCAGGAAAGGGTGGGATaaagcacgctcagccaatcaatgactgcaatgctgtctccccccagtcactgactggctgagcggggcatctgtCAGCCGAGTCTTGacgtagtgggggggggggatgaagaaTGCTGGCGGGGATCCAAAAACTGCGTGGGCACAGGGAATGAGTGGGCAGTCCATTAAATAGGTTGTGACATCGGCTGAGAAACTATTGTTGTGATAGTTTGTTATGCTTGCCCCTGCCTGCTGTGAAATTTTTCAaatggtgggacttctcctttaaccctttcaagaccatgggtcattggttcctcaatgcccaggtcgtttttagaattcagcttatgggatcataatgatcccataaccTGATGTCCATAGCTATGCCCCCTACCGctgttagaagcctgtaacaacagcaggggagagaggggagggggcagagctcagggCCGCGCGCCGCCACTGTGGTGGCGTGCCAGCCTTGCCTCCCtccctgaggcttctggtttccatggctaccatcagggctctgcgatcactttgcagagccccgattgTTACTGGACAGAGAATTATTCctcagtagagggagaattctctgtttgaagccctatagatgctgcggtagtgctgaccgcagtatctatagggttaacaaTTAGCGCCAGAGCGcggtgggtccccggctatcattaATAGCTCGGAcccgccacggatgacacaggcacaattctgcacctgtgtcatcctgcattgtgcagcggcgggagggagTTAAGTTAGGAGACTATATCtgactgcagatcagtcctctgtaggccaTTTATGTCTGAAGCACCCACTCAAGAGACACTGGCTAACAGCATgagagagcaggaggccgggTAGCAAAGATAAATTATAAAGAAGagcgaggaggaaggagtggtgaagccagagtgcggcacaaatgctgagctacaactcctctttgactttttATAACACAAGATTGTGCATAATTCGCTCCACAGACAAAtcaccaaaaggtaacatgcacGCAAGGGGactgtcagctacagcacactgtcagcacctcgggtagtGCCTGgtcgctgacagattccctttaacattgccCTCAACTACAAGTAAATGCTGTCCGTATTTTCTTATAAATGAGTTTATACCTTTAGGTCATCTTCCATTTCAGACATCCTGCGCTCCAAATTTCttttctcctgcaaaaacaaatggCATTAGATGTCTGTGTGATCATCATTTACCCTATTAATTATCCTGTAATAGCTTAAATTACTTACCCGTTTTTCAGCTTCCAATAGCCCAACCTGACCTGAGGAGTTATCCTGTttcttggaagaaaaaaaaaaacatttaatagcAATTTTTACAGTATATCCATGCAAAATCCTTCTAAAAGCAGTTTATGTTTTCACACTAATGCAAAGGTCCCAATTGCTTAGTACTGTGAGTAGTGGCCAAGAGCCATACCAaacgaaaaaaatatatataatatcaaaCATGGGGAAATGGAGAATAAATCATAAAAACTAAAAACATCTGCTGATATTTTAGTGTAAAATTTGACAAGTTGTTATTGTACATAGTATACCAACTAAATAAGCAGTTAGGGATGCAATACTACAATCTGTATCCTATGAATGTAATAGCTTTTCtttatccccattctgtgtggaCCTTTGCCATTGCAATGGAAAATGATATGCCTGGGAAGTAAGTAGCATGGTAGTAATTTGGATTTGCCCCATTGCTTAGCCATGGATTTCTGGTGTGAAAATACACTCTGCATTCTAGAGTATGGGTACAATATTGTGAGTATGAATGTTATATGTAACTAGAGATGTGCAGAAATTTATTAGAGACACTACCCTTGCTTGACTAAATGCAGAGTGTCTGTCCCAGTGAGTATAAGGAGTGTAAGTGGCGATAGTGGCCATGCCAGACAGTGATGGGTCCCTGATAGAGATGCGTTAACTTCAATTGCGTatatctgcctccagccacaggGGGTCACTCTCTCCTACCAGCAACGTCACTAAGGCAGAGCAGGCAGAGGAGTCACTGGGGGACTTGGGGAACCATTAATGTgatagctttttttgttttaattacaaattaagggggtagtagtatgatgatgtaagggcaggaggatgataaagggagtagtagtatgatggtggaagTGCAGGAAGattaagggggtagtagtatgatgatggaggagcaggaggatgaagggggtagtaatgtgatgatggaggggcaggaagatgaagggggtagtagtatgataaagtaggggcaggaggatgatggggtgcaGCTACATCATATGAGTACAAACTACCAGTacatacagtcagtcagtagagctCAATCTTTGGGCCACAGCCTGTATGCTGCCCTGAGGTGggttgtgtaatatactaggaacctgatactggggtgtgtaatatactggggaccttacACTGGGGTGTGTACTGCTCCTTTTGGGTTGTTCTGACTggaaaattctaactggaaaattctagaaaaaaaaaccaaacactggtgacaagccacacgaCAAACCACACTTATGATACGCCACACCCCACctagaccacacccacaataaaccACACCCCTTGCTGTCAAtgctaaagtgtacctgtaaacATTTTTCAAATATTGGCAACTACAGGTTGTATAATATACAGCCTCGATAGGCTATGTATAATATACAGCCTCTATAGGTTATGTAtaatatacagccatatacaacATTGTTTCTTTaaccagaaatatatatattatcataatatagtatatacaatcATAGTATTATTTGTGGAGATAATAGAGAGATGTTTATCAAATTTGTATGTTTACCTTCACAACCTTTTCCAGCTTAGCTTTAATATCCGCCAGCTCCAGCTGGGCCTCTCGCAGGTTGTTCTTCAGCTTCTCGTTTTCATTGAAGGCACTTTCATACAGCTTACCCGGTAGCAGATTGGAGTAGATGAGAAAAATGtataattttaataaatattgtaaatgtacagccatggccaaaagttttgagaatgataccaatattaatttttacaaagtctactgcttcagtttttaaaatggcaatttgcatatactccagaatgttatgcAAAGTGATCGGCTTAACAGCAATAACTTACAAAGTCAATAtatgcctagaaaatgaactttatcccccaaaacacatttcaacatcattgcagccctgccttaaaaggaccagctaacgttgttccattaacacaggtgtgggtctTGATGAGGACAGGACTGGAGATCAatttgtcatgattaagtaagaatgacacctctggacactttaaaaggaggctggtgcttggcatcattgtttctcttctattaaccatggttatctctaaataaacacgtgcagtcatcattgcactgcacaaaaatggcctaacagggaagagtatcgcagctagaaagattgcacctcattcaacaatctatcgcatcatcgagaacttcaaggagagaggttacattgttgccaaaaaaggctccagggcgcccaagaaagaccagcaagcaccaggactgtctcttaaaagtgttccaGCTGCGGGATGGtcctaccagcagtgcagagcttgctcaggaatggcagcaggcaggtgtgagggcatctgcactgtgcactgtgaggcggagactctcggagcaaggcctggtctcaaggagggcagcaaagaagccacttctctccagaaaaaaaacatcagggatagactgatattctgcaaaaggtacagggagtggactgctgataactggggtaaagtcattttctctgatgaatcccctttccgattgtttgggacatctggaaaacggcttattcagagaagacgaggtgagcgctaccaccagtcttgtctcatgccaactgtaaagcatcctgaaaccattcatgtgtggggttgcttctcagccaagagaatcgtctctctcacagtcttggctaaaaacacagccatgaataaagaatggtacaagaatgtcctccaagagcaacttctcccaactgtccaagagcagtttggccatcaacaatgctttttccagcatgatggagcaccttgccataaagcaaaggtgataactaaatggctcagggaacaaaacatagagattttgggtccatggcctggaaactccccagatcttaatcccattgagaacttgtggttaatcatcaagagacgggtggacaaacaaaaaccaacaaattatgacaaaatgcaagcattgattgtgcaagaatggacggctatcagtcaggatttggtccagaagttgattgagagcagccagggagaattgcagaggtcctgaagaataAGGGtctacactgcaaatattgacttgctgcattaactcattctaactgtcaatataagcttttgttacccataatatgattgcaattatatttcatATTTGTGATAAAAGCATCTGACAAAATTTGTGTGCACTGATGCCCAAACACTGGAGCATCCGCCATCTCCTGGTGATTTTGGTGGTGTGGATTGGCAACTTGTGTGTCAAATCAtgagtgatgatgatgagacacAGTTGCCAGTAAGGGATGTTGTTGGTATGTCCAGTGGGCagagtgaggaaatggaagaGGAGGTGGTGGACAACGAAGTGAGTGACCCCACCTGGATAGGGGTGATGTCTAGCAGGGAAAGAAGTGAAAATGTTGAGGCATGCGCAGAACTGCAAAatgcaggaagaggcagtggggtgaccATAGGCAGAGAACAGTCCACACAGAGAAGGCAGGCCAGAGTCAGCAGGGCCGCAGCTCTTCCCGTAGCAGCCCCTGACACAAAGCTCCCCCATCGAGGGCTCGTTCTTCCTTGGTGTGGAGCTATTTTAATGTGTGCATCAACGACAAATTGAGCGCGGTTTGCGCACTGTGACATTCAAAGTTGTAACCACCGTGCGGCGGCAATTGAAAGCCAAGCACTGGACTGAGTGGGAGAGAGAAAACAGACAACAACCTGTGCCAGTGGGTGCCGCCACTGCCTCTTCCCGTGTTTTGTGTGCTGCCACTGCA includes:
- the LOC138767599 gene encoding protein phosphatase 1 regulatory subunit 12B-like isoform X2, with the protein product MSSTYSRSKDYTRSRISQSDSPPSSPSPTAKTLRHERFARLDSGGSSLSSGDSDRASTRSAYSRRDNRLPSVGNKTEEEQQKDFKKLYESAFNENEKLKNNLREAQLELADIKAKLEKVVKKQDNSSGQVGLLEAEKREKRNLERRMSEMEDDLKILTDLKSDNQRLKDENGALIRVISKLSK
- the LOC138767599 gene encoding protein phosphatase 1 regulatory subunit 12B-like isoform X1, translated to MTERRWLLNSPTYERFGSHVREKPFRYTEGLRSSWHERFARLDSGGSSLSSGDSDRASTRSAYSRRDNRLPSVGNKTEEEQQKDFKKLYESAFNENEKLKNNLREAQLELADIKAKLEKVVKKQDNSSGQVGLLEAEKREKRNLERRMSEMEDDLKILTDLKSDNQRLKDENGALIRVISKLSK
- the LOC138767599 gene encoding protein phosphatase 1 regulatory subunit 12B-like isoform X3: MTERRWLLNSPTYERFGSHVREKPFRYTEGLRSSWHERFARLDSGGSSLSSGDSDRASTRSAYSRRDNRLPSVGNKTEEEQQKDFKKLYESAFNENEKLKNNLREAQLELADIKAKLEKVVKDNSSGQVGLLEAEKREKRNLERRMSEMEDDLKILTDLKSDNQRLKDENGALIRVISKLSK